A part of Mycolicibacterium sp. TUM20985 genomic DNA contains:
- a CDS encoding acyl-CoA dehydrogenase family protein: MDFARSAKAQDYHQRLTDFMVEFVFPAEHSYDQYRLEAGQHDHTVPPVVEELKKLARDRGLWNLFLPAESGLSNLEYSPLAELSGWSMELAPEALNCAAPDTGNMETLHLFATEEQRTQWLEPLLNGEIRSAFAMTEPAVASSDARNIETTMLRDGGDYVINGRKWWTSGANDPRCKILIVMGRTNPDAASHQQQSMILVPIDTPGVEIVRSLPVFGWQDQHGHAEVVFDNVRVPASNLLGEEGGGFAIAQARLGPGRIHHCMRAIGVAERALALMVDRVNKRIAFGKPLAAQGVVQQQVALSRNEIDQARLLCEKAAWTIDQHGNKEARNQVAMIKAVAPQMACNVLDRAIQVHGAAGISDDFPLARLYGWHRAMRLFDGPDEVHIRSIARAELGREKSAFAAAVTS; the protein is encoded by the coding sequence ATGGACTTCGCACGGTCGGCTAAAGCGCAGGATTACCACCAACGGCTCACCGACTTCATGGTGGAGTTCGTGTTCCCCGCCGAGCACTCCTACGACCAATACCGGCTGGAGGCCGGACAGCACGACCACACCGTGCCACCGGTGGTCGAAGAGCTGAAGAAGCTCGCCAGGGACCGCGGGCTGTGGAACCTGTTCCTACCCGCCGAGTCGGGGCTGTCCAACCTGGAGTACTCGCCGCTGGCCGAGTTGTCGGGCTGGAGCATGGAGCTGGCGCCGGAGGCGCTGAACTGCGCCGCACCCGACACCGGGAACATGGAGACGCTGCACCTGTTCGCGACCGAGGAGCAGCGCACGCAGTGGTTGGAGCCGCTGCTGAACGGCGAGATCCGTAGCGCGTTCGCGATGACGGAGCCCGCGGTGGCGTCCAGCGACGCGCGCAACATCGAGACCACGATGCTCCGCGACGGTGGCGACTACGTCATCAACGGTCGCAAGTGGTGGACGTCGGGCGCCAACGATCCGCGCTGCAAGATCCTCATCGTGATGGGGCGCACCAACCCCGACGCCGCCTCACATCAGCAGCAGTCGATGATCCTCGTGCCGATCGATACGCCCGGGGTGGAGATCGTCCGATCGCTTCCGGTGTTCGGCTGGCAGGACCAGCACGGCCACGCCGAGGTCGTGTTCGACAACGTTCGGGTGCCGGCGAGCAATCTGCTCGGTGAGGAGGGCGGCGGGTTCGCGATCGCCCAGGCCCGCCTCGGCCCCGGCCGGATCCACCACTGCATGCGCGCCATCGGCGTCGCCGAGCGGGCGCTCGCGCTGATGGTCGACCGGGTGAACAAGCGCATCGCGTTCGGCAAGCCGCTGGCCGCGCAGGGTGTGGTGCAGCAACAGGTGGCGTTGTCCCGCAACGAGATCGATCAGGCCCGGCTGCTGTGTGAGAAGGCGGCGTGGACCATCGACCAACATGGCAACAAGGAGGCCCGCAACCAGGTGGCGATGATCAAGGCGGTGGCGCCGCAGATGGCGTGCAACGTGCTCGACAGGGCCATCCAGGTGCACGGCGCCGCGGGGATCAGCGACGACTTCCCGTTGGCGCGGCTCTACGGTTGGCATCGCGCCATGCGGCTCTTCGACGGTCCCGACGAGGTGCACATCCGGTCGATCGCGCGGGCCGAACTCGGCCGCGAGAAGAGCGCGTTCGCCGCAGCGGTGACCTCGTAG
- a CDS encoding tyrosine-protein phosphatase, which yields MISTGEELSGAWNFRDVAEETGIRPGRLFRSSELSGLNDDGRSALARMGIGDVADLRSQREVERRGPGQVPDGVAVHLLPFHELSADEADAPHESAFEKMMTAKPDDEDVAVAAARFMTEEYRNFPSLPGAQTAVRQVISLLADRRSVITHCFAGKDRTGFTVALVLETVGVPHDAIVADFLRSNAASSHLRERILESIRNRAEESTTPEIVTFAEARLNDEVLGVREEYLAAARRSIDADYGSAANYLEAVGVTADQVSRLREFLLT from the coding sequence GTGATCTCGACGGGTGAAGAACTCTCCGGAGCCTGGAACTTTCGGGATGTCGCGGAGGAGACGGGGATCCGGCCCGGCCGGCTCTTCCGGTCCAGTGAGCTGAGCGGTCTGAACGACGACGGCCGCTCGGCGCTGGCGCGGATGGGCATCGGCGACGTCGCCGACCTGCGATCGCAGCGGGAGGTGGAGCGCCGCGGACCCGGTCAGGTACCCGACGGCGTGGCCGTACACCTGCTTCCGTTCCACGAGCTCTCCGCCGACGAGGCGGACGCGCCGCACGAGAGCGCCTTCGAGAAGATGATGACGGCGAAGCCGGACGATGAGGATGTTGCGGTCGCCGCGGCGCGTTTCATGACCGAGGAGTACCGCAACTTCCCGTCGCTGCCCGGCGCGCAGACGGCGGTGCGTCAGGTCATCTCGCTGCTCGCCGATCGCCGATCCGTCATCACGCACTGCTTCGCAGGCAAGGACCGCACCGGTTTCACCGTGGCGCTGGTGCTGGAGACCGTCGGCGTTCCCCACGATGCGATCGTGGCCGACTTCCTCCGCAGCAATGCGGCTTCGTCGCATCTGCGCGAGCGGATCCTGGAGTCGATCCGGAATCGGGCCGAGGAGTCGACGACGCCGGAGATCGTCACGTTCGCCGAGGCGCGGCTGAACGACGAAGTGCTCGGCGTACGCGAGGAGTACCTGGCGGCCGCCCGACGCTCGATCGACGCCGACTACGGGTCGGCGGCCAACTATCTCGAGGCGGTCGGCGTGACGGCGGATCAGGTGTCGCGGCTGCGGGAGTTCCTACTGACCTAG
- a CDS encoding EthD family reductase translates to MSETKITVVYDNPIDPDAFESAYEARQLDAARAIPGHTRFEASKVWPKEDGSPTPAYRMIDLYYPDYDAACLAVTTPEAGAFFQALGELSTGGVRVLMSDVEVPQG, encoded by the coding sequence ATGTCCGAAACCAAGATTACCGTCGTCTACGACAACCCCATTGACCCCGACGCCTTCGAAAGCGCCTACGAAGCACGGCAATTGGACGCCGCCCGCGCCATCCCCGGTCACACCCGCTTCGAGGCGTCCAAGGTGTGGCCGAAGGAGGACGGCTCGCCGACGCCGGCCTACCGGATGATCGACCTCTACTACCCGGACTACGACGCCGCATGCCTCGCGGTCACGACGCCGGAGGCAGGCGCGTTCTTCCAAGCCTTGGGCGAGCTGTCCACCGGCGGCGTGCGCGTGCTGATGTCCGACGTCGAGGTGCCCCAAGGCTAG